Proteins encoded in a region of the Carassius gibelio isolate Cgi1373 ecotype wild population from Czech Republic chromosome B5, carGib1.2-hapl.c, whole genome shotgun sequence genome:
- the LOC127957717 gene encoding squamous cell carcinoma antigen recognized by T-cells 3-like, with the protein MATTGNEEQTLLPGIEEEAEGMEREMESEEEEEEEEGMGVEQSEEEDEEDTSEDERENEAEIQRLEEQLSINAFDYNCHVDLIKLLRQEGKLHRLRKARQKMSELFPLTEEIWLDWLKDEIRVTEDESDREKVYELFERAVKDYMCPEIWLEYVQYSIGGMGAQGGIERVRSIFERALTAVGLHMTKGASIWEAYREFEIVILSTVQPPPGSVASKEQQELLNAQLERIHKLFRRQLAVPLMDMEGTYAEYSDWADDGVPETVTHQYRHSLQQLEKCKPFEEALLVSEPPKLAEYQAYIDFEIKEGDPARVQIIFERALAENCLVPDLWIKYTSYLDRQLKIKDLVLSAHERAVRNCPWTMSLWKSYLLALERHGADHQTVTDVFEKALNAGFIQAADYVEIWQSNLDYLRRRVDFSKEWSRELDELRAAFARSLDYLKQDVKERFSESGDLSCIIMQIWARIEALHCKNMQKARELWDSIMTKGNAKYANMWLEYYNLERSYGDAAHCRKALHRAVQCTSDYPEHVCDVLLNFERVEGSLEDWDAAVQKTETKLNRVNEQRARVAEKEAVLARQEEEKAEHRRKAKADKKAQKKSQKANSTGDKRKAEDEDEDEWGEDEELPSKRLRGEEDFGSTATEEHMETESGLFSRRAPPPRKSEPPSFHKNQQGLSEAPRQPQEQRRDEDCVFVSNLAFNLEDPEGKMRTLFQGCGTVQQVRPVFTPKGVFRGYCYVQFEDRVAVSEALKLDRQEVDGRPMYVSPCVDKNKNPDFKVFKYKTAMEKHKIFISGLPYSCTKETLEDLCKQHGTVKTIRLVTNRSGKPKGLAYVEYENEAQASQAVMKMDGTMLENFTISVAISNPPSRKMEDKAAPSRILGASTLRQPQGARGKGRTQISLLPRSLYRQSAPDAKAENGTVSAPHATVTDGVHEGPGTTSLDTQTKPLSNEDFARMLLKK; encoded by the exons ATGGCGACGACGGGTAACGAAGAGCAGACGTTGTTGCCAGGTATCGAAGAGGAGGCTGAGGGCATGGAGCGAGAGATGGAgtcagaggaggaggaggaagaagaagaagggaTGGGAGTTGAGCAATCCgaggaggaagatgaagaagaCACGTCTGAAGACGAGCGCGAAAATGAAGCGGAGATCCAGAGGCTGGAGGAACAG CTGTCAATCAATGCATTTGACTACAACTGCCATGTAGACCTAATCAAACTCCTGCGGCAAGAAGGGAAGCTTCACAGACTGCGCAAGGCCAGGCAGAAGATGAGTGAACTATTTCCTCTCACCGAAG AGATTTGGCTGGACTGGCTGAAGGATGAAATCCGTGTGACAGAAGACGAATCAGACCGTGAGAAAGTCTACGAGCTGTTTGAGAGGGCTGTCAAAGATTATATGT GTCCAGAGATCTGGTTGGAATATGTACAGTACTCCATCGGTGGAATGGGAGCCCAGGGAGGCATTGAGCGTGTTCGCTCCATCTTTGAGAGGGCGCTGACTGCAGTAGGCTTACACATGACTAAAGGAGCTTCAATCTGGGAGGCCTACAGGGAGTTTGAGATTGTTATTCTCTCCACAGTCCAG CCTCCTCCTGGCAGCGTTGCATCAAAGGAGCAGCAGGAGCTGCTGAATGCCCAGCTCGAACGCATACACAAACTCTTTAGACGACAGCTAGCTGTTCCTCTGATGG ATATGGAGGGGACGTATGCAGAGTACTCGGATTGGGCTGACGACGGCGTACCTGAGACGGTCACGCACCAGTACAGACATTCCCTTCAACAGTTGGAGAAATGCAAACCTTTCGAGGAGGCTTTG CTGGTCTCTGAACCTCCAAAGCTGGCAGAGTATCAAGCTTACATAGATTTCGAGATTAAGGAAGGAGATCCAGCTCGTGTCCAGATCATATTCGAGCGAGCGCTGGCAGAGAACTGCCTCGTGCCGGACCTGTGGATCAAATACACCTCATATCTG GATCGTCAGTTGAAGATTAAAGACCTAGTTTTATCTGCTCATGAGCGGGCCGTCAGGAACTGTCCCTGGACCATGAGTCTATGGAAGAGCTATCTTTTGGCTCTAGAGAGGCATGGAGCTGACCATCAGACAGTGACAg atgtgtttgaAAAGGCCCTGAACGCAGGGTTCATCCAGGCGGCTGATTATGTAGAAATCTGGCAATCTAATCTGGACTACCTGAGAAGACGTGTTGATTTTAGCAAAG AATGGAGCAGGGAGTTGGACGAGCTGCGGGCAGCTTTTGCACGCTCCCTTGACTACCTGAAACAGGATGTAAAAGAGA ggttcagtgaaagtggagatcTGTCCTGCATAATAATGCAGATCTGGGCAAGGATAGAG GCCTTACATTGTAAGAACATGCAGAAGGCCCGTGAACTGTGGGACAGCATCATGACAAAAGGCAATGCAAAATATGCCAACATGTGGCTGGAATATTACAACCTGGAAAG GTCATATGGAGATGCTGCTCACTGCAGGAAGGCTCTCCACAGAGCTGTACAGTGTACATCAGACTACCCTGAGCATGTCTGTGATGTCCTGCTCAACTTTGAAAGAGTGGAGG GCTCTCTGGAAGACTGGGATGCTGCAGTCCAAAAAACAGAGACTAAACTCAACAGAGTCAATGAGCAGAGAGCAAGA GTGGCTGAAAAAGAGGCTGTCCTAGCCAGACAAGAAGAGGAGAAAGCTGAGCACAGGAGAAAAGCCAAGGCCGATAAAAAAGCCCAAAAGAAGAGCCAGAAAGCAAACAGTACTGGGGATAAACGGAAAGCTGAAGATGAGGACGAGGATGAATGGGGAGAGGATGAAG AGCTGCCATCCAAGAGGCTCCGAGGGGAGGAGGACTTTGGTAGCACAGCCACAGAGGAGCACATGGAGACAGAAAGTGGGCTTTTCAGTCGACGAGCTCCACCACCACGTAAATCTGAGCCACCCAGTTTCCATAAGAACCAACAGGGACTGTCTGAAGCCCCGCGACAGCCCCAGGAGCAGCGCAGAGATGAAGATTGTGTATTTGTCAGTAACTTGGCTTTTAATCTGGAGGACCCAGAGGGCAAGATGCGAACATTGTTTCAGGGTTGTGGGACTGTACAGCAGGTGCGACCCGTGTTTACACCGAAAGGTGTGTTTAGAGGCTATTGCTATGTGCAGTTTGAGGACAGGGTGGCTGTATCCGAGGCACTGAAACTGGACAGACAGGAGGTGGATGGGCGGCCCATGTATGTGTCTCCTTGTGTGGACAAGAATAAGAATCCTGACTTCAAG GTTTTTAAGTACAAAACAGCAATGGAGAAGCACAAGATCTTTATCTCTGGCCTGCCGTACTCCTGCACTAAAGAGACACTGGAGGATCTCTGTAAACAGCATGGCACAGTGAAAACCATCCGGCTTGTCACCAACCGCTCCGGCAAACCCAAG GGTTTGGCGTATGTGGAATATGAGAATGAAGCGCAGGCCTCGCAGGCTGTGATGAAGATGGATGGCACCATGTTGGAAAACTTCACAATCTCTGTTGCCATTAGCAACCCTCCGAGCAGGAAGATGGAAGATAAAGCAGCACCAAGTCGAATCCTGGGGGCATCGACACTGAGGCAACCTCAGGGAGC aagAGGAAAAGGACGCACTCAGATCTCTCTGCTGCCACGCTCTCTGTACCGACAGAGTGCTCCAGATGCCAAAGCAGAGAACGGGACTGTTTCTGCACCACACGCCACAGTGACCGATGGAGTGCATGAAGGACCTGGAACCACAAGCCTGGACACCCAAACCAAGCCTCTGTCCAACGAAGACTTTGCCAGGATGCTCCTCAAAAAGTGA
- the LOC127957720 gene encoding iron-sulfur cluster assembly scaffold protein IscU, with protein sequence MALAAAAKRCASSALFSRSLTLPELNTACFYHKKVVDHYENPRNVGSLDKNAKNVGTGLVGAPACGDVMKLQIQVDENGKIVDARFKTFGCGSAIASSSLATEWVKGKSVDEALKIKNTEIAKELCLPPVKLHCSMLAEDAIKAALADYRLKQKDDKGTLAEARN encoded by the exons ATGGCGTTAGCAGCGGCAGCCAAGCGCTGTGCATCTTCTGCGCTTTTCAGTAGATCTTTGACATTACCAGAATTAAATACAGCCTGCTTTTATCACAAAAAG GTGGTGGACCACTATGAAAACCCCAGAAATGTTGGTTCTCTGGACAAGAATGCAAAGAATGTAGGCACTGGCTTGGTAGGCGCACCAGCATGTGGTGATGTTATGAAACTACAG attcAGGTGGACGAGAATGGCAAGATAGTAGATGCCAGATTCAAAACATTTGGCTGTGGCTCAGCTATTGCTTCCAGCTCACTGGCCACAGAGTGGGTGAAGGGAAAATCG GTTGACGAAGCCCTGAAAATCAAAAACACTGAGATTGCCAAAGAACTTTGTTTACCACCAGTCAAACTTCATTGCTCTA tgCTTGCAGAGGATGCCATCAAGGCTGCATTAGCAGACTACAGGCTCAAACAGAAAGACGACAAGGGGACGTTGGCAGAAGCTAGAAATTAA